From a single Anomaloglossus baeobatrachus isolate aAnoBae1 chromosome 4, aAnoBae1.hap1, whole genome shotgun sequence genomic region:
- the LOC142302815 gene encoding extracellular calcium-sensing receptor-like, translating into MEEIIPVTVGKLHLSSCQELQSRNIGGRLFSHLYRTLWHLLVMFPVSYSEGNLPSMDLSGILINGDVLIGAVIPLHIDKLYSLLTFQEKPPADICTMFRFEHYQQFQAMRFAVDEVNRSPELLPNVTLGFYAYDSCAVLQRELEGTLWMLSGLDQAIPNYCCRKSPPLAAIIGHSSSTYSILMAHILGLYRYPQVSYFSTSPLLSDRTQFPSFFRTVPSDAFQSLGLAQMVTHFGWTWVGLIAPDDDYGREGIKVMKQEILRSGACLAFTQYITSILSFKNIRDIAKVIKESTAKVVVAFSTDIYLIPLLEEMLVQNVSGKIFVASEAWSISNVLSVDKYSSILLGTIGFAFHSSSIKGFQEYLNNINPNNIPGVQWAKIFWEEAFGCSFAIEDNPSGSKNESKFCTGYEDLSGIHNLYNDASNLRTSYNIYSAVHVIANAFGDLLHCKEWDGPFSGGKCTDLKMFEAWQLLYYFKKVQVSFSDKKELYFIENGDPPAMYDIVNWQRHPDGSVAQVKVGSYDTVVESNDSFTINSSLVWWSHGTHEVPVSICSESCPAGFRKAPRRGEPICCFECVPCPQGEISNQTDSIDCSKCPWDMWPNNQKDRCLLKPIEYLSYDEPLGFILASTSVSSSMVPISIFRLFLHYKNTPIVRANNYSLSCILLLSLTFCFLSSLAFIGYTETEKCLLRQVAFGMVFALCVSCILAKTIMVVFAFMATKPGSSLKRWTSPQVSYMIIVCCSFLQLVLCVGWVSTSPPFPQMNIESKPGTIVIECNENSPTAFCSMLGYLGLLASISFLVAFLARRLPDSFNEAKFITFSMLAFLSVWVSFIPASLSSQGKYTVAMEIFAIQSSSWALVMCMFLPKCFIIVFRPHMNTKDNLLGKDQGQK; encoded by the exons ATGGAGGAGATAATACCAGTCACTGTTGGTAAATTACACCTCTCATCATGCCAGGAGTTGCAGTCTCGTAACATTGGAGGAAG GTTGTTTTCACATCTATACAGAACATTATGGCACCTTCTTGTGATGTTCCCCGTCTCATACTCTGAAGGTAACCTACCTTCCATGGACCTCAGTGGAATTTTAATAAATGGAGATGTCCTTATCGGAGCAGTAATCCCTCTTCACATTGATAAACTGTACTCCCTGCTGACCTTCCAGGAGAAGCCTCCAGCAGACATCTGCACAAT GTTCCGCTTTGAACACTACCAGCAGTTCCAGGCCATGAGGTTTGCCGTGGATGAAGTCAATAGGAGTCCTGAACTTCTCCCCAATGTCACCCTGGGCTTCTATGCTTATGACTCCTGCGCTGTACTACAGAGGGAATTAGAGGGTACCTTGTGGATGCTGTCGGGACTTGATCAAGCCATACCCAATTACTGTTGTCGTAAAAGCCCACCTCTGGCTGCCATCATTGGACACTCATCATCCACCTATTCCATACTAATGGCTCATATATTGGGTTTGTACAGATACCCACAG GTCAGCTATTTCTCAACCAGTCCTCTACTGAGTGACAGGACACAATTTCCATCCTTCTTCAGAACAGTTCCAAGTGATGCTTTTCAGTCATTGGGGCTGGCTCAAATGGTGACACATTTTGGATGGACTTGGGTTGGACTCATTGCCCCCGACGATGATTATGGCCGAGAAGGTATTAAGGTCATGAAACAGGAAATTTTAAGGTCTGGAGCCTGCTTGGCCTTCACACAATACATCACAAGTATTCTGTCCTTCAAGAACATTCGAGACATTGCCAAGGTAATCAAGGAGTCAACAGCTAAAGTGGTTGTAGCTTTCTCTACGGACATCTATCTCATCCCATTGTTGGAAGAGATGTTGGTACAAAATGTATCAGGGAAAATTTTTGTTGCTAGTGAAGCTTGGTCCATATCAAATGTGCTATCAGTAGATAAATACTCTTCTATTCTTTTGGGTACCATTGGATTTGCTTTCCACAGCTCTTCGATAAAAGGATTTCAAGAATATCTCAACAATATAAACCCCAACAACATCCCAGGGGTTCAATGGGCTAAGATATTCTGGGAAGAAGCATTTGGATGTTCTTTTGCTATTGAAGATAACCCCAGTGGTTCTAAAAATGAATCAAAATTCTGTACGGGATACGAGGACCTATCAGGAATCCACAATCTCTATAATGATGCTTCAAATCTCCGAACTTCCTACAATATCTATTCTGCTGTACATGTGATAGCAAATGCTTTTGGCGACCTACTGCACTGCAAGGAATGGGATGGACCATTTTCAGGAGGCAAATGCACTGATTTGAAAATGTTTGAAGCATGGCAG CTATTATACTACTTTAAGAAAGTACAAGTGTCTTTCAGTGACAAGAAAGAACTGTACTTTATTGAAAATGGGGATCCACCAGCAATGTATGACATTGTCAACTGGCAGAGACATCCCGATGGTTCAGTGGCCCAAGTGAAAGTTGGAAGTTACGACACTGTGGTTGAATCTAACGATAGTTTTACCATCAATTCAAGTTTAGTCTGGTGGTCACATGGAACTCATGAG GTTCCTGTTTCCATCTGTAGTGAGAGCTGCCCTGCTGGATTCAGAAAGGCTCCTCGTAGGGGTGAACCTATTTGCTGCTTTGAGTGTGTTCCTTGCCCTCAAGGAGAGATCTCAAACCAAACAG attccaTAGATTGCTCAAAGTGTCCATGGGATATGTGGCCAAACAACCAAAAGGACAGATGCCTTTTGAAACCCATTGAGTATCTTTCCTATGATGAGCCACTAGGATTCATTTTAGCCTCAACCAGTGTTTCTTCTTCTATGGTCCCAATTTCTATCTTCAGACTTTTCCTGCACTACAAAAATACTCCAATTGTCAGAGCAAATAACTACTCGCTCAGTTGTATTTTGTTGCTTTCTTTGACGTTTTGCTTCCTGAGCTCATTGGCCTTCATTGGTTACACAGAAACAGAAAAGTGTCTTTTGCGTCAGGTCGCATTTGGCATGGTGTTTGCCCTTTGTGTCTCTTGTATCTTAGCTAAAACCATCATGGTAGTCTTTGCATTTATGGCTACCAAACCTGGAAGCAGTCTTAAAAGATGGACAAGTCCTCAAGTGTCCTACATGATCATCGTCTGTTGCTCATTCCTTCAATTAGTCCTGTGTGTTGGTTGGGTATCGACTTCTCCTCCATTTCCACAAATGAACATTGAGAGCAAACCAGGAACTATTGTCATTGAATGTAATGAGAATTCACCCACCGCCTTCTGCAGTATGTTGGGGTATCTTGGTCTCTTGGCGTCCATCAGTTTTCTTGTTGCCTTCTTGGCCAGGAGGCTTCCAGATAGTTTTAACGAGGCCAAGTTTATTACCTTTAGTATGCTGGCCTTCCTCAGTGTTTGGGTGTCTTTTATCCCAGCCTCACTCAGCTCACAGGGAAAGTATACAGTAGCCATGGAAATCTTTGCAATCCAGTCATCAAGTTgggctcttgtgatgtgtatgttcCTACCAAAATGTTTTATCATTGTGTTCCGACCACATATGAACACCAAAGATAATCTCTTGGGTAAGGACCAAGGTCAAAAATAG